The segment GCCAGGAGATCCGGGCGCTGCAGCTTGCGCAAATCGACGTTGCGCATCTCGCCGCCGGTAGACATGCACACCCCACCCTTGCCGCAGAGCGCTCCGGTGATCACCGGGAGCAGCTCGATCGCGCGCACCATCGAGCCGCCGTTGGAATGGCGCTGGATTCCCCAATTCAGGCGGATGAACGATCGCTTCGTCGAACCGTAGAGCAGCGCGAGCCGTTCGATATCTTCGGCCTTGATTCCGGTGATCCGAGCCACGCGCTCCACCGGATATTGCGGCAGCCGCTCGTCGATGAGCTTCTCCCAGCCTACGGTGTGCCCTTTGAGGAACTCGACGTCGTGCAGGCCGCGATCGACGATGATCTTCATCATCCCCAGCGCAAGCGCCGCGTCGGTGCCGGGCCTGGGCTGAAGGTGCCAGTCGGCGAAGGCCGTGGTGCGCGTCACCCGCGGGTCGATGGCGATGATCTTCGCGCCGTTGGCCCGCGCCTCGTTGACGAACGGCATCGCATGCACGCCGGTGGAAACCAGGTTCGTGCCCCACAACAGCACCACCTCCATCTGCGGCAGGTCCTCGATATTGGCCTGACCGACGCGTCCGTTGGTGAACGTCTCGGCCGCCACTCCGGCCGCCGTGCAGATCGTGCGCTCCAGCCGGCACGCCCCCATCTTGTTGAAGAAGCGCTCCCCCATTCCCAGGAAACCCAGGATCGCGATCGACCCGGAGTAGGAGAAAGGCAGGACCGCCTCGGGCCCGTGCTCCCGGATGATCGCCTTCAGGCGGGCGGCGACTTCGTCGAGGGCCTCGTCCCAGGTGATGCGCTGCCATTTCGCACCGGGGCCTTTGGGCCCGACGCGTCGGCGTGGATGGAGCACGCGTCGTTCGTTGTAGACGAGGTCCAGATAGTGGTTGACCTTGTTGCACAGGTAGCCGCGGGTGATCGGATGGCCGGGGTCGCCCTCGACCCGGATCGCGCGGCGGCTGCGCATGTCCACGGTCACCAGCATGGCACAGGAGTCGGGGCAATCATGCGGACAGGTCGCGCGGACCACCCTCTGCGAAAGCGCGGCCGGGTTCTTCGGTGCGGGTTCCATCGCCTGAGCCTGTGTGCGGTGAAGGCGAATTCTACTCCGCCGGCGCCGAGATCGCGCCCAGGCGCCGCGACAGTCCGCTCGCGGCCTCGCGCAGCGCACGCGCCACGCCGCCGCTCCAGCGGGTGTCGAAGTGACCGGCGTGGCCCAGCGCGGTGAGCGCCAGCACGAGCCGACCCGCGTGATCGAACACGGGCGCCGACAATGCCGCGACACCTGGAATCAGATCCCCTTCCACCCGCGCCATGCGGCGTCGCCGCACCTCGCGCAGCAGCGCCTGCACCTGGCGCCGCGTGCGCGGGCCGGTGGCGTTCGGATTGCGCGCCGCGGCCGCCAGCTCCCGGTCGATCAGAACGCGGGTCTGCGCTTGCGGCAGGAAGGCGGCGAACACTCTGCCGGTGGCCGAGGTCAGCAGCGGCAGTACCCCCCCGCTGCGCAGGTTGACCGTCACCGGGCGGCGCGCTTCTTCCCAGCGCACCACCGTGGCGCCGTAGCTGCCCCAGACCGCGAGCGCGGTCGTCTCCTCGACCCGATCGCGCAGGTGGGCAAGCACCGGGGTGGCTGCGCGTATCGCATCCAGGCGCGCCAGGCTGGCGAGCCCCAGGCGCAGCGCGAAGGCACCCAGATCGTATCGCCCGGTTTCAGGCAGCTGCTCGACCAGCCCGATGCGAACAAAGCTCACCAGGTAGCGGTGCGCCTTGGCCGGCGCCATCCCGGCCGCTGCCGCCAGGTCGCGCAGCATCAGCGGGCCGCCGCGCTCGACCAGCGCGTCGATCAGCCGCGCGCCGACCTCGATCGACTGAATCCCGCGTCGCGTGCGGCGCGCGCCGTGTCGGGTTGACATGATCGCGAGGGGTTCATTACGCTTCGTGAAAGCGATTCACCGAATCGTAATCATTCCCGGGCGTGGGCGGCAAGGGCGGCGCCCGCCGATCGAGGCGCGTCATGGAAAAAGCATTCGCATCCCAGGCGGATCTCGCCGAGAAGAGAGTCTCATTCGTCGAGCTCGGGCCGGGCGCCTACGCCTACACAGCGGAAGGCGATCCCAACACGGGGATCATCGTCGGCGACGACGCGGTGATGGTAATCGACACGCAGGCCACCCCGGTGATGGCGCGCGATGTCATTCGCCGCATCGGGCAGGTCACCGACAAGCCCGTGAAGTACGTCGTGCTGTCGCACTACCACGCGGTGCGCGTGCTCGGCGCGTCCGCTTACGGGGCACAGTGCGTGATTGCGAGCCGCGGCACCTATGATCTGATCGTCGAGCGCGGCGAAGCCGACATGAAATCGGAGATCCAGCGTTTTCCCAGGCTGTTCCGCGCCGTCGAGTCCATTCCCGGGCTCACCTGGCCCGATCTGGTCTTCGAGCGCGAGCTGACGGTCCATCTGGGCAGCCGCGAGGTGCGCCTGCTGCACCTGGGGCCGGGGCACACCAAGGGCGACACCGTCGCCTGGCTGCCCAAGGAACGGATCCTGTTCAGCGGCGACTTGGTGGAGCATGGCGCGACGCCCTATGCTGGGGACGCCTATCTCAAAGCCTGGCCAAAGACGCTCGATGCGCTGCGCGCGCTCAAGCCCGAGAAGCTGGTTCCCGGCCGCGGTGACCCATTGATGGATCCGCAACAGGTGCAAGCCGGAGTGGAGGGAACGCGGGATTTCATCACTCAGCTCTACCAGTCGGTTGCCGAAGGCGCGCAGGCAGGCCGGCCGCTCAAGGCCGTCTACCGGGAGACCTGCGAGCGCCTGCGACCCCGGTTCGGGCACTGGGTGATCTTCGATCACTGTATGCCGTTCGACGTGAGCCGCGCCTATGACGAGGCCACGCACTATCCGCACCCGCGCATCTGGACCGCCGAGCGGGATCTGGAGATGTGGAAGGCGCTGGAGGGTTGAAGCGCTCGCCAAGACCTGACGCAAGGGCGCGCAGTGTCGATTCCATGAGGGCTGACCTCTTCGAGTACCGCAAGGCCCCGGAGCTCAGGGGGCAAAAACGCCGCTACGCGGTCATCGTGGTGGGCGCCGGGCCGGTGGGGCTGACCGCCGCACTCGACCTCGCGCAGCGCGGCATCGACTTCATGCTGGTCGACGAAGATCAACGGCTGTCCGAAGGCTCGCGCGCGATCTGCTTCGCCAAGCGCACGCTGGAGATCCTGGACCGGCTGGGCTGTGGCGAGCGCGCCGTCGCCAAAGGCGTCGTGTGGAACACGGGGAAGGTATTTCTGCGCGAGCGCCTGCTCTACACCTTC is part of the Burkholderiales bacterium genome and harbors:
- a CDS encoding IclR family transcriptional regulator codes for the protein MSTRHGARRTRRGIQSIEVGARLIDALVERGGPLMLRDLAAAAGMAPAKAHRYLVSFVRIGLVEQLPETGRYDLGAFALRLGLASLARLDAIRAATPVLAHLRDRVEETTALAVWGSYGATVVRWEEARRPVTVNLRSGGVLPLLTSATGRVFAAFLPQAQTRVLIDRELAAAARNPNATGPRTRRQVQALLREVRRRRMARVEGDLIPGVAALSAPVFDHAGRLVLALTALGHAGHFDTRWSGGVARALREAASGLSRRLGAISAPAE
- a CDS encoding molybdopterin-dependent oxidoreductase: MEPAPKNPAALSQRVVRATCPHDCPDSCAMLVTVDMRSRRAIRVEGDPGHPITRGYLCNKVNHYLDLVYNERRVLHPRRRVGPKGPGAKWQRITWDEALDEVAARLKAIIREHGPEAVLPFSYSGSIAILGFLGMGERFFNKMGACRLERTICTAAGVAAETFTNGRVGQANIEDLPQMEVVLLWGTNLVSTGVHAMPFVNEARANGAKIIAIDPRVTRTTAFADWHLQPRPGTDAALALGMMKIIVDRGLHDVEFLKGHTVGWEKLIDERLPQYPVERVARITGIKAEDIERLALLYGSTKRSFIRLNWGIQRHSNGGSMVRAIELLPVITGALCGKGGVCMSTGGEMRNVDLRKLQRPDLLAGRTPRTFNMIQLGKALNEAEPPVRALFVWNSDPANCVPDTRAARRGLSREDLFTVVHDTFFSDTADYADILLPADTTLERTDVIGAYGHFYFGLSLPAIDKIGESLDNNEMFRRLARKMGYDEPCFAQSDEDMIKELIDPAYNPLFEGVSWEMLKEKGWARAAVDSPRRPGINSGRWPTPSGKIEIYSERMAALGLDPLPAHLPETEGLESAPPAARYPLQVISAATHYFIGASFQHVPRLQEMMSRPTFEVSPQDAAARGIRNGDYCRLYNDRGEVFGHAVVVEGLLPGVVGTQKQLQGSRMPNGVNVNALVSQDEADMGRGPVFYSTLAQLEKVSRPDQGAQARH
- a CDS encoding MBL fold metallo-hydrolase, with protein sequence MEKAFASQADLAEKRVSFVELGPGAYAYTAEGDPNTGIIVGDDAVMVIDTQATPVMARDVIRRIGQVTDKPVKYVVLSHYHAVRVLGASAYGAQCVIASRGTYDLIVERGEADMKSEIQRFPRLFRAVESIPGLTWPDLVFERELTVHLGSREVRLLHLGPGHTKGDTVAWLPKERILFSGDLVEHGATPYAGDAYLKAWPKTLDALRALKPEKLVPGRGDPLMDPQQVQAGVEGTRDFITQLYQSVAEGAQAGRPLKAVYRETCERLRPRFGHWVIFDHCMPFDVSRAYDEATHYPHPRIWTAERDLEMWKALEG